In Planctomycetaceae bacterium, a single genomic region encodes these proteins:
- a CDS encoding DUF2934 domain-containing protein, whose translation MARTTRKNNSDVSTMISDSSASMRSASTTQSSPSRQPARRQSASARNRLTQEQIAQRAKAIWQAKGCQVGQDLENWFEAETQLKSEMNASC comes from the coding sequence ATGGCCAGAACGACCCGAAAGAACAACAGCGACGTTTCGACCATGATCAGCGACAGCAGCGCGAGCATGCGCAGTGCTTCCACCACCCAGAGCAGTCCCAGCCGGCAGCCGGCGCGGAGGCAAAGCGCCTCGGCACGAAACCGCCTCACCCAGGAACAGATCGCCCAGCGGGCCAAGGCCATCTGGCAAGCCAAAGGATGCCAGGTCGGCCAGGATCTGGAAAACTGGTTTGAGGCCGAGACGCAACTGAAATCCGAGATGAACGCGTCCTGTTGA
- a CDS encoding Rid family hydrolase: MVQYTALHSAVAVSNVAAVADGSAIISCRATTPCKDPLSAFGQMYLQAAGEVSRLGLQIMHERVFAPADLLAGLKIQRQKAMASRGISDEGPLTCIHGQSHEAAPGGIQLRVGPASCRIEPVELDGAVTGRTWRQDGAVWVMLQNMHGLDANAGADNSRQAQVQRMIQRVQKLLCGRGGSYRHVVRTWIYIDDILDWYGPFNTARNAEYGRIGIMPDGSSDPLLLPASTGIGGANPFGAACLMDVLAIIPDQPGAIEILRMTNSRQKEAFKYGSAFSRGTVIGGKGASEIYISGTAAIDENGISLHRGDTRRQVETTLDVVDGLLGQAGASLADIADATFFFKHAADIPLLGEALARRELAIPGVTVVADVCRDELLFELDCMALTDKS, from the coding sequence ATGGTTCAATACACCGCGCTTCACTCTGCTGTTGCCGTGTCGAACGTCGCTGCGGTGGCGGACGGTTCGGCCATCATCTCCTGCAGGGCCACGACGCCGTGCAAGGACCCGCTTTCGGCGTTTGGCCAGATGTACCTCCAGGCGGCCGGCGAAGTATCCCGCCTTGGTCTGCAGATCATGCACGAGCGGGTTTTTGCCCCGGCCGATCTGCTGGCGGGGCTCAAGATCCAGCGGCAAAAGGCCATGGCCTCCCGCGGAATCTCTGACGAAGGTCCGCTGACCTGTATCCATGGCCAGTCGCACGAAGCTGCCCCTGGCGGAATTCAACTGCGTGTCGGCCCGGCCTCGTGTCGAATCGAACCGGTCGAATTGGACGGCGCCGTCACCGGGCGGACCTGGCGCCAGGACGGTGCCGTCTGGGTGATGCTCCAGAACATGCATGGTCTGGACGCCAACGCCGGGGCCGACAACTCACGCCAGGCCCAGGTGCAGCGGATGATCCAGCGAGTCCAGAAGCTCCTTTGCGGTCGCGGCGGGTCGTACCGCCACGTGGTTCGCACGTGGATTTACATCGACGACATTCTGGACTGGTACGGGCCCTTCAATACCGCCCGCAATGCGGAATACGGACGGATCGGGATCATGCCCGACGGTTCGTCGGATCCGCTGCTGCTGCCGGCCAGCACCGGTATCGGAGGCGCGAATCCCTTCGGCGCAGCCTGCCTGATGGACGTGCTGGCAATTATCCCCGATCAACCTGGGGCAATTGAGATTCTGCGCATGACCAACTCGCGGCAGAAGGAGGCCTTCAAGTATGGTTCGGCCTTTTCGCGCGGGACCGTCATCGGCGGCAAGGGCGCCAGCGAGATCTATATTTCAGGCACGGCCGCCATCGACGAAAACGGGATCAGCCTCCATCGCGGCGACACGCGCAGGCAGGTGGAGACCACGCTGGATGTGGTGGACGGTCTGCTCGGCCAGGCCGGTGCGTCGCTGGCTGACATCGCCGACGCGACGTTCTTCTTCAAGCACGCCGCCGATATTCCGCTGCTGGGCGAGGCGCTGGCCCGACGGGAGCTGGCTATTCCGGGCGTGACCGTCGTTGCCGACGTCTGCCGCGATGAACTGCTCTTCGAGCTGGACTGCATGGCTTTGACCGACAAGTCGTAG
- the hydF gene encoding [FeFe] hydrogenase H-cluster maturation GTPase HydF, with protein MNQAPKGFRLHIGIFGRRNVGKSSLLNAMTRQSVSIVSDVAGTTTDPVEKPMELLPIGPVLFIDTAGIDDVGALGEMRVARTRQIFDRTDVGVIVAAAGDWGAFEQGILDELTRRQIPVIAVFNKSDLGRPGDALTAALKALKVICVYTIAKAGDGILDLREALIAKAPEEFINAPSIVGDLVPAGELVVLVVPIDLEAPKGRLILPQVQTLRDILDVDAYSMVVKERELRDALDRLKRPPALVVTDSQGFLKVAGDTPPAVPMTSFSVLFARYKGDLSEFVRGAMAIEDLRPGDRVLVAEACSHHPIGEDIGRVKIPRWLSQYAGGKLDVTAVQGHDFPDDVTGYRLIVHCGGCMWNRREMLSRILRCRQAGVPITNYGLAIAYSLGIFERALQPFPAALDAYHHLKTSGF; from the coding sequence ATGAACCAGGCCCCCAAGGGATTTCGCCTGCATATCGGCATCTTCGGGCGGCGCAACGTCGGCAAGAGCTCGCTGCTCAACGCCATGACGCGCCAGAGCGTCTCGATCGTGTCGGACGTGGCCGGCACGACGACCGACCCCGTCGAGAAGCCGATGGAACTGCTGCCCATCGGTCCGGTGCTGTTCATCGACACGGCCGGGATCGATGACGTGGGCGCCCTGGGCGAGATGCGCGTGGCGCGCACGCGGCAGATCTTTGATCGCACGGACGTCGGCGTCATCGTCGCCGCGGCCGGAGACTGGGGCGCGTTCGAGCAGGGCATCCTGGACGAGCTCACGCGGCGGCAGATTCCGGTGATCGCCGTGTTCAACAAGAGCGATCTTGGCCGCCCCGGCGACGCACTCACCGCTGCCCTCAAGGCCCTCAAGGTCATCTGCGTCTACACGATCGCCAAGGCGGGCGATGGCATCCTGGACCTGCGCGAGGCGCTGATCGCCAAGGCCCCTGAGGAGTTCATCAATGCCCCGTCCATCGTGGGCGACCTGGTGCCCGCGGGCGAACTGGTCGTGCTTGTGGTGCCAATCGATCTCGAAGCTCCCAAAGGCCGGCTGATCCTGCCGCAGGTGCAGACGCTGCGCGACATCCTCGATGTCGACGCTTACAGCATGGTCGTCAAGGAACGCGAACTGCGCGACGCCCTGGACCGCCTCAAACGCCCGCCCGCCCTGGTGGTAACCGATTCGCAAGGCTTCCTCAAGGTCGCCGGCGACACGCCCCCTGCCGTGCCGATGACATCCTTCTCGGTGCTCTTCGCCCGCTACAAGGGCGATCTGAGCGAGTTCGTTCGAGGGGCGATGGCCATCGAAGATCTGCGACCCGGCGACCGCGTCCTGGTGGCCGAGGCATGCTCACACCATCCCATCGGCGAGGACATCGGTCGCGTCAAAATTCCGCGTTGGCTCTCGCAATACGCCGGCGGCAAGCTCGATGTCACTGCAGTGCAGGGGCATGACTTTCCTGATGACGTGACAGGTTACCGGCTGATCGTGCATTGTGGGGGATGCATGTGGAACCGACGCGAAATGCTCTCGCGGATTCTGCGATGCCGCCAGGCCGGCGTCCCCATCACCAACTACGGCTTGGCGATTGCGTACTCTTTGGGCATTTTCGAGCGGGCGCTCCAACCGTTCCCCGCGGCTCTGGATGCATATCACCATCTCAAGACCTCGGGTTTCTGA
- a CDS encoding aspartate ammonia-lyase, producing the protein MSDYRKEHDFLGERDVPAAALYGIHTLRAVENFPLARRPVHPELVHAYGAVKLACARTNRELGSLSERVAVPIEQACAEMMEGMLDSHVIVDALQGGAGTSTNMNVNEVLANRALQILGRPLGEYDTLSPADHVNLHQSTNDTYPTALRIAAIRMLRSLEREVVALLEEFQRQEKAMADVVKVGRTQFQDAVLLTLGREMAAYAEALGRDRWRIYKCEERLRVVNLGGTAVGTGLDAPRQFIFKAVEHLRDVTGLGLARAENLVEATQNADVFVEVSGILKACASNLIKISSDLRLLSSGPEAGLGEIRLPPRQAGSSIMPGKVNPVIPEAVTQAALAVCANDQAITSACSMGSLELNAFLPLVADCLLTNLDLLARGCNILRRHCVAGIEADAERCRKFVNGATASLTALVETLGYDKAVEVARLAADGAKSVRQVVLDLQLMSEKEFDDLTAADRVNQLGSRPRRQS; encoded by the coding sequence ATGAGCGACTACCGAAAAGAACACGACTTCCTGGGCGAGCGCGACGTACCCGCCGCGGCGCTGTATGGCATCCACACACTGCGGGCGGTGGAGAACTTTCCGCTGGCCCGCCGGCCGGTGCATCCGGAACTGGTCCATGCCTACGGGGCGGTCAAACTCGCCTGTGCCAGGACCAACCGCGAGTTGGGCAGTCTGAGCGAGCGCGTCGCTGTGCCCATCGAACAGGCCTGCGCCGAAATGATGGAAGGCATGCTCGACTCGCACGTGATCGTCGACGCCCTCCAGGGCGGGGCCGGCACCAGCACCAACATGAACGTCAACGAGGTGCTGGCCAACCGGGCGCTGCAGATCCTCGGCCGTCCGCTGGGCGAGTATGACACCCTCAGCCCTGCCGACCATGTAAACCTGCACCAGTCCACCAACGACACCTATCCCACGGCGTTGCGCATCGCGGCGATCCGCATGCTGCGCTCGCTCGAACGAGAAGTGGTCGCACTGCTCGAAGAGTTCCAGCGCCAGGAAAAGGCGATGGCCGATGTGGTAAAAGTCGGCCGCACGCAGTTCCAGGACGCGGTTCTGCTGACGCTGGGGCGCGAGATGGCCGCCTACGCCGAGGCGCTGGGACGCGACCGGTGGCGCATCTACAAGTGCGAAGAACGCCTGCGCGTGGTGAACCTAGGCGGCACGGCCGTGGGGACCGGGCTCGACGCGCCGCGGCAGTTCATCTTCAAGGCCGTCGAGCACCTGCGCGACGTGACGGGGCTTGGATTGGCGCGGGCGGAGAACCTGGTGGAGGCCACGCAGAACGCCGACGTGTTCGTCGAGGTCAGCGGCATCCTCAAGGCCTGCGCGTCGAACCTCATCAAGATCAGCAGCGACCTGCGACTGCTCTCGTCGGGTCCCGAGGCGGGGCTGGGAGAGATCCGCCTGCCGCCGCGCCAGGCCGGGTCGTCCATCATGCCCGGCAAGGTCAACCCGGTGATCCCCGAGGCCGTCACGCAGGCGGCGCTGGCAGTCTGCGCCAACGACCAGGCGATTACCTCGGCCTGCTCGATGGGCAGTCTTGAACTCAATGCTTTCCTGCCCCTGGTGGCCGACTGCCTGCTGACCAACCTGGACCTGCTGGCCAGGGGGTGCAACATCCTGCGGCGGCACTGCGTGGCGGGCATCGAGGCCGACGCCGAGCGCTGCCGCAAGTTTGTCAACGGCGCGACGGCTTCGCTGACGGCGCTGGTCGAGACGCTCGGCTACGACAAGGCCGTCGAAGTCGCGCGCCTCGCCGCCGACGGGGCCAAGAGCGTACGCCAGGTCGTGCTTGACCTCCAGCTCATGAGCGAGAAGGAGTTTGACGACCTGACGGCAGCCGATCGCGTCAATCAACTCGGCTCGCGCCCGCGGAGGCAGTCATGA
- the hydG gene encoding [FeFe] hydrogenase H-cluster radical SAM maturase HydG, with product MAQTQKRQPGSNARDFIDEAQFQTLLAAAPPEPARVREIVAKSLDKQALSIQETAVLLAARDEELVEEIFAAARTLKRTVYGNRIVLFAPLYVGNECVNDCQYCAFKRSNHQAVRRTLTSDELASQVRAMEDRGHKRMILVFGEHPRYDAEFIARCVREVYAVRSGHGEIRRVNINAAPLSVDDYRVVKAANIGTYQIFQETYHHETFAKVHPSSLKGDYLYRLDGVSRALEAGCDDVGIGALFGLYDWRFEVLGLVAHALFLQETYGVGPHTISFPRLQPACGVELESSPLVGDADFKRVIATLRLAVPYTGLILTARESAALRRELMEFGVSQIDAGSRIEIGGYTEAGDSQVMEREQFALGDIRSLDDVMRELMTDGYVPSFCTACYRLGRTGEHFMEFAIPGFIKRFCTPNALTTLMEYLVDYASPQTRQAGLALIEQELAKLPDDAAKKQLLDKLHRIREGGQRDLYF from the coding sequence GTGGCGCAGACGCAGAAGAGACAACCCGGTTCCAATGCGCGAGACTTCATCGACGAGGCGCAGTTTCAAACGCTGCTGGCCGCGGCGCCGCCCGAACCGGCCCGCGTCCGCGAGATTGTCGCCAAGAGCCTGGACAAACAGGCCCTGAGCATCCAGGAAACCGCCGTGCTGTTGGCCGCCCGCGACGAGGAACTGGTCGAGGAGATCTTCGCCGCCGCGCGAACGCTCAAACGCACCGTATACGGCAACCGCATCGTGCTCTTCGCCCCGTTGTACGTGGGCAATGAATGCGTCAACGACTGCCAGTACTGCGCCTTCAAACGCTCCAACCACCAGGCCGTCCGCCGCACGCTGACCAGCGACGAACTGGCCTCGCAGGTGCGGGCGATGGAAGACCGCGGTCACAAACGCATGATCCTGGTCTTCGGCGAGCACCCGCGTTACGACGCCGAATTCATCGCCCGGTGTGTGCGCGAGGTCTACGCCGTCCGCAGCGGGCATGGCGAAATCCGCCGCGTCAACATCAACGCCGCGCCCCTGAGCGTCGACGACTACCGCGTCGTCAAGGCCGCCAACATCGGCACGTACCAGATCTTCCAGGAAACGTACCATCACGAGACCTTCGCCAAGGTGCATCCATCGAGTCTCAAGGGCGATTATCTCTACCGTCTCGACGGTGTCAGCCGGGCGCTCGAAGCGGGGTGCGACGACGTGGGCATCGGCGCCTTGTTCGGCCTTTACGACTGGCGGTTCGAGGTGCTGGGCCTGGTCGCCCACGCGCTGTTCCTGCAGGAGACGTACGGCGTGGGTCCGCACACGATCAGCTTCCCGCGCCTCCAGCCGGCCTGCGGGGTCGAGCTGGAAAGCTCGCCGCTGGTGGGCGACGCCGACTTCAAGCGCGTCATCGCCACGCTGCGCCTGGCGGTTCCCTACACCGGGCTGATCCTGACCGCCCGCGAATCAGCGGCCCTGCGCCGCGAGCTGATGGAGTTCGGCGTCTCGCAGATCGACGCCGGCAGCCGCATCGAGATCGGCGGCTACACTGAAGCGGGCGACTCGCAGGTGATGGAGCGCGAGCAGTTCGCCCTGGGCGACATCCGCAGCCTCGATGACGTCATGCGCGAGCTGATGACCGACGGTTACGTGCCGAGCTTCTGCACGGCGTGCTACCGCCTGGGCCGCACGGGCGAGCACTTCATGGAGTTCGCCATCCCCGGGTTCATCAAGCGGTTCTGCACGCCCAACGCCCTGACGACGCTGATGGAATACCTGGTCGACTATGCCTCCCCCCAGACGCGCCAGGCGGGTCTGGCGCTGATCGAACAGGAACTGGCCAAGCTGCCCGACGACGCAGCAAAGAAGCAACTGCTGGACAAGCTCCATCGCATTCGCGAAGGCGGACAGCGGGACCTGTATTTTTGA
- the hydE gene encoding [FeFe] hydrogenase H-cluster radical SAM maturase HydE encodes MDRQDIIRWLQEEDPQRLENLWRAADEQRRRFVGPQVYLRGLIEFSNICRRHCGYCGLRAENADVTRYRMTEQEVLDCADKAVTLGYGTVVLQSGEDPGVTCQWLYDIIRKIKSRTPLAVTLSVGERETTELAAWREAGADRYLLRFETSDPALYERIHPPLGSKRTDRLAMLATLRKLGYEIGSGVMVGITGQTYGSLANDIELFGRLDLDMIGVGPWIAHPGTPLGAPGEPPPASIYQVPATELMTYKVLALSRLMCPMANIPSTTALATINTAQGRELGLQRGANIVMPNLTPVKYRSLYAIYPGKACINETAEACQQCLSRRVESIGRTIGQGRGDSPRYGRDMSMRQEDVS; translated from the coding sequence ATGGACAGGCAGGACATCATTCGCTGGCTGCAGGAGGAAGACCCGCAGCGGCTGGAAAATCTCTGGAGGGCCGCCGACGAGCAGCGGCGCCGCTTCGTCGGTCCGCAGGTCTACCTGCGGGGCCTCATCGAGTTCTCCAACATCTGCCGCCGCCACTGCGGGTACTGCGGCCTGCGGGCCGAAAACGCCGACGTCACGCGCTATCGCATGACTGAGCAGGAGGTGCTCGATTGTGCGGACAAGGCCGTCACCCTCGGCTACGGCACGGTGGTGCTGCAGTCGGGCGAGGATCCCGGCGTCACCTGCCAGTGGCTCTACGACATCATCCGAAAGATCAAGTCTCGAACGCCCCTGGCTGTGACCCTCAGCGTCGGCGAACGGGAGACGACGGAATTGGCCGCCTGGCGCGAAGCCGGGGCCGACCGCTACCTGCTGCGATTCGAGACCTCCGACCCGGCGCTGTACGAGCGGATCCATCCCCCGCTGGGCTCCAAGCGGACGGACCGTCTGGCGATGCTGGCCACGCTGCGCAAACTCGGGTACGAGATCGGCTCGGGCGTGATGGTCGGCATCACCGGCCAGACCTACGGCTCGCTGGCCAACGACATCGAGCTGTTCGGGCGGCTGGACCTGGACATGATCGGCGTGGGGCCGTGGATCGCCCATCCGGGAACGCCGCTGGGGGCGCCCGGCGAGCCCCCGCCCGCGTCCATTTATCAGGTCCCTGCCACGGAGTTGATGACGTATAAAGTGTTGGCCCTGTCGCGCCTGATGTGCCCGATGGCCAACATCCCCAGCACGACGGCCCTGGCGACCATCAATACCGCCCAAGGGCGCGAACTGGGACTGCAGCGCGGGGCCAATATCGTGATGCCCAACCTCACGCCGGTGAAGTATCGCAGCCTGTATGCGATCTATCCGGGCAAAGCCTGCATCAATGAGACCGCCGAGGCGTGCCAGCAGTGCCTGTCGCGCCGCGTCGAGTCCATCGGGCGCACGATCGGCCAGGGACGCGGCGATTCGCCGCGCTATGGGAGGGACATGAGCATGAGGCAGGAGGATGTATCGTAG
- a CDS encoding ATP-binding protein, translating to MTQTLKVLVVDDEPGMRMGVQRALKGLVLQLPEIDGDVAIEVQEADSGEAALEAIAAAHPDILLLDHKLPGISGLDVLERVNGHSEGMLTLMITAYASLETAITATKRGAYDFLAKPFTPEELRAAVRKAAKHLMLQREARRLAQEKRQVRFQFISVVVHELKAPIGAIKGYLQIMKDRTAGNELAAYDHMVDRSMVRLDGMQKLIFDLLDLTRIESGQKAREMTAVDAVAAARDAIEAQAAAAAPRKIVLELHAPPALEMTADRGELDIIFNNLVSNAVKYNRDGGRVDVTLACEGGVVTATVSDTGIGMAQEDVPRLFGEFTRIKNEKTRNITGSGLGLSIVKKLAQLNGGDATVASRLNEGSIFTVTLKQHQKASDA from the coding sequence ATGACGCAAACGTTAAAAGTTCTGGTGGTTGACGACGAACCGGGCATGCGCATGGGCGTGCAGCGGGCGTTGAAGGGGCTCGTGCTGCAATTGCCCGAGATCGACGGCGACGTCGCCATCGAGGTGCAGGAAGCCGACAGCGGCGAAGCCGCCCTCGAAGCCATCGCCGCTGCGCACCCGGACATCCTCCTGCTGGACCACAAGCTGCCGGGCATCAGCGGCCTGGACGTGCTCGAGCGCGTCAACGGGCACAGCGAAGGCATGCTCACGCTGATGATCACCGCCTACGCCTCGCTCGAGACGGCCATCACCGCCACCAAGCGAGGGGCCTACGATTTTCTGGCCAAACCCTTCACTCCCGAGGAATTGCGGGCGGCTGTCCGCAAGGCCGCCAAGCACCTGATGCTCCAGCGCGAGGCCCGCCGCCTGGCGCAGGAAAAACGCCAGGTCCGGTTCCAGTTCATCTCGGTGGTCGTGCATGAGCTCAAGGCGCCCATCGGCGCCATCAAGGGCTACCTGCAGATCATGAAGGACCGAACGGCTGGCAACGAGTTGGCCGCCTACGACCACATGGTCGACCGCAGCATGGTGCGTCTGGACGGCATGCAGAAGCTGATCTTCGACCTGCTGGATCTGACGCGCATCGAATCGGGGCAAAAGGCCCGCGAGATGACAGCCGTCGATGCCGTGGCGGCTGCACGCGACGCGATCGAGGCCCAGGCCGCCGCGGCGGCGCCGCGGAAGATCGTGCTGGAGCTTCACGCCCCGCCGGCGCTGGAGATGACGGCCGACCGCGGCGAGCTGGATATCATCTTCAACAACCTGGTCTCCAACGCCGTCAAGTACAACCGCGACGGCGGGCGGGTGGACGTGACGCTGGCGTGCGAGGGCGGGGTCGTCACCGCGACGGTGTCCGACACGGGCATCGGGATGGCCCAGGAGGACGTGCCTCGCCTGTTCGGCGAGTTCACGCGCATCAAGAACGAGAAGACACGCAACATCACCGGCAGCGGCCTGGGGCTGTCGATCGTCAAGAAACTCGCCCAGCTCAACGGCGGCGACGCCACGGTCGCCAGCCGCCTCAACGAGGGTTCGATATTTACGGTGACGCTCAAGCAGCACCAGAAAGCCTCCGACGCATAA
- a CDS encoding [Fe-Fe] hydrogenase large subunit C-terminal domain-containing protein — protein sequence MSLVKTIREHCRVCYTCVRECPAKAIRIVEGQAEVIPKRCIGCGNCVRVCSQSAKQVLRSIETVQGLLKGGAPVAAILAPSFPAEFEDLDARQLVGMLRVLGFTRVNEVAFGADLVAQRYCDLLARTNKDRFIATSCPAVVAFVERYHPDLIPFLIPVVSPMVATARALRHLHGKDLKIVFIGPCIAKKGEAINENTPDEIDAALTFVELREMLAGALTPPSCRLTAFDPEAVARITPCDFDPPHGRAGALFPISRGLLQAAGINEDLMHEDVVVADGRTNFIEALREFESGDLKVRLLELLACTGCIMGPGMSCDQPLFRRRGRISHYVREMARLRDDGQWRQYMDRLAHLDLSRGYTDRDERMAVPFDEEIGLIMTRMGKIKPQDELNCGACGYDTCREHAVAIFKGLAESEMCLPHTIDQLRSTVKELAVSNGQLASTQEALMQSEKLASMGQLAAGIAHEVNNPLGVVLMYSHLLLDEADKHPQLGSDLRLIAEQADRCKRIVSGLLNFARQNKVLRQSVNVHDLVDRTLKALPAPQGVKVSVERLAEDPVAELDGDQITQVLTNLVSNAYAAMADGGQMTVRVRGDEKNVTIEVEDTGVGIPQDNMKKIFTPFFTTKQIGKGTGLGLAVTYGIVKMHCGDIGVKSNADAGAGPTGTVFTVTLPREVRE from the coding sequence GTGTCCCTCGTCAAAACGATCCGCGAGCATTGCCGCGTCTGCTACACGTGCGTGCGGGAATGCCCGGCAAAGGCGATCCGGATTGTCGAAGGACAGGCCGAGGTCATCCCGAAGCGCTGTATCGGGTGCGGCAACTGCGTGCGCGTCTGCAGCCAGAGCGCCAAGCAGGTCTTGAGGTCCATCGAGACCGTCCAGGGCCTGCTGAAGGGCGGTGCCCCCGTCGCCGCGATTTTGGCGCCGAGCTTTCCCGCCGAGTTCGAAGACCTCGACGCCAGGCAGCTTGTCGGCATGCTTCGCGTGCTGGGTTTCACGAGGGTCAACGAGGTGGCGTTCGGCGCTGACCTGGTCGCCCAGCGCTATTGCGACCTTCTGGCACGGACGAACAAGGACCGTTTCATTGCCACCAGTTGCCCCGCCGTGGTGGCGTTCGTCGAGCGGTACCATCCGGACCTCATCCCGTTCCTGATTCCCGTCGTCTCGCCGATGGTGGCCACCGCCCGGGCCCTGCGCCACCTCCATGGCAAGGATCTCAAGATCGTCTTCATCGGCCCATGCATCGCCAAGAAGGGCGAGGCGATCAACGAAAACACGCCCGACGAGATCGATGCAGCGCTGACCTTCGTCGAACTGCGCGAAATGCTCGCCGGCGCCCTGACGCCCCCGAGCTGCCGTTTGACGGCTTTCGATCCCGAAGCCGTCGCCCGAATCACGCCCTGTGATTTCGACCCGCCGCATGGGCGGGCCGGGGCGCTGTTCCCCATCAGCCGCGGGCTGCTCCAGGCGGCCGGCATCAACGAAGATCTCATGCACGAGGACGTGGTGGTCGCTGACGGGCGCACGAACTTCATCGAGGCCCTGCGCGAGTTCGAAAGCGGAGACCTGAAGGTGCGCCTGCTGGAGCTGCTGGCCTGCACCGGATGCATCATGGGCCCGGGCATGAGCTGCGATCAACCGCTCTTCCGCCGCCGCGGTCGCATCAGCCATTATGTCCGCGAGATGGCCCGCCTGCGGGACGACGGGCAGTGGCGCCAGTACATGGACCGCCTCGCACACCTGGACCTCTCGCGCGGGTACACCGACCGCGACGAGCGGATGGCCGTGCCCTTCGACGAAGAGATCGGCCTGATCATGACCCGCATGGGCAAGATCAAGCCCCAGGACGAGCTCAACTGCGGCGCCTGCGGTTACGACACCTGCCGCGAGCACGCCGTGGCCATCTTCAAGGGCCTGGCCGAAAGCGAAATGTGCCTGCCCCACACCATCGACCAGCTTCGATCGACGGTCAAGGAACTGGCCGTTTCCAACGGACAGCTTGCCAGCACGCAGGAAGCCCTCATGCAGTCGGAGAAGCTGGCCAGCATGGGCCAACTCGCCGCCGGAATCGCCCACGAGGTCAACAACCCCCTGGGCGTGGTGCTGATGTACTCGCACCTGCTGCTGGACGAGGCCGACAAGCACCCCCAACTCGGCAGCGACCTGCGCCTGATCGCCGAACAGGCCGACCGTTGCAAGCGCATCGTCTCGGGGCTGCTCAACTTCGCCCGCCAGAACAAGGTGCTGCGCCAGAGCGTCAACGTGCATGACCTCGTCGACCGCACCCTCAAGGCCTTGCCCGCGCCCCAGGGCGTGAAGGTCAGCGTTGAGCGGTTGGCCGAAGACCCCGTCGCCGAACTTGACGGCGACCAGATCACGCAGGTGCTGACGAACCTGGTCAGCAACGCCTATGCGGCGATGGCCGACGGCGGCCAGATGACCGTCCGCGTCCGCGGCGACGAAAAAAATGTCACAATTGAGGTGGAAGATACGGGAGTTGGAATTCCGCAGGATAACATGAAGAAGATTTTCACGCCGTTCTTCACCACCAAGCAGATCGGCAAGGGAACCGGTCTGGGCTTGGCGGTGACGTACGGGATTGTAAAGATGCATTGCGGCGACATTGGTGTAAAATCGAACGCAGACGCGGGCGCCGGGCCTACCGGCACCGTATTTACAGTGACATTGCCGCGGGAAGTTCGAGAATGA
- a CDS encoding response regulator — MSQSKTILVVDDDCDVLEQLSLILRNDGYAVQTAGGEEEGKEALLSSRPDLVIMDLMMDHKDSGFVLAHYSKRLYPDTPVILLTAVASVTGISFAAATSEARAWVKTDAVMDKPIRPEQLKAQIHKLLKDPQPAQHA, encoded by the coding sequence ATGAGCCAAAGCAAGACGATTTTGGTCGTCGATGACGACTGCGACGTTCTCGAACAGTTGAGCCTGATCCTGCGCAACGACGGATATGCTGTCCAGACGGCCGGCGGCGAGGAAGAGGGCAAAGAGGCCCTGCTGTCGAGCAGGCCCGACCTGGTCATTATGGATCTGATGATGGACCACAAGGATTCCGGATTCGTTCTGGCCCATTACTCCAAGCGCCTTTATCCTGACACGCCGGTGATTCTGCTGACGGCTGTGGCGTCGGTGACAGGCATCTCCTTCGCCGCTGCGACCTCCGAAGCCAGGGCCTGGGTCAAGACCGACGCCGTGATGGACAAACCGATACGGCCTGAGCAGCTCAAGGCCCAGATCCACAAACTGTTGAAGGACCCCCAACCGGCCCAGCATGCCTGA